One Mesorhizobium loti genomic window carries:
- a CDS encoding N-formylglutamate amidohydrolase has translation MTDWLTVTEGTAPLLVSIPHTGIDLAGIDNRLVSPWLGRRDCDWWIDNLYDFAAGLGATVVHTSISRTVIDVNRDPSGASLYPGQTTTTLCPTETFDGDPLYLPGEEPTPSEIDQRRIAYFVPYHEMLAAQAVRLRGLHEKIVIYDCHSIRSVLPRLFYGTLPVFNLGTNDGQTADPTLQALVGQIMAESGESYVINGRFKGGWITRYFGNPQGGYHALQMELADRGYLREPEGKGEPDNWPVPYDAEFAVPMRATLTKILQTAIDWAGR, from the coding sequence ATGACCGACTGGCTGACAGTGACGGAAGGCACGGCACCTCTGCTGGTGTCGATCCCGCATACCGGTATCGATCTCGCCGGAATCGACAACCGGCTGGTTTCGCCCTGGCTCGGCCGCCGCGATTGCGACTGGTGGATCGACAATCTCTACGATTTTGCCGCCGGCCTTGGCGCAACTGTCGTGCATACGTCGATCTCGCGCACCGTCATCGACGTCAACCGCGATCCCTCCGGCGCTTCGCTCTATCCGGGGCAGACAACGACGACGCTTTGCCCGACCGAGACTTTCGATGGCGATCCGCTTTATCTGCCCGGCGAAGAGCCGACGCCGTCGGAGATCGACCAGCGCCGCATAGCCTATTTCGTGCCCTACCATGAAATGCTGGCGGCCCAGGCCGTCAGGCTGCGCGGCCTGCACGAAAAAATCGTCATCTACGATTGCCACTCGATCCGTTCGGTGCTGCCGCGTCTGTTCTATGGCACGCTGCCAGTGTTCAATCTCGGCACCAATGACGGCCAGACCGCCGACCCGACGCTGCAGGCACTGGTCGGCCAGATCATGGCCGAAAGCGGTGAAAGCTATGTCATCAACGGCCGGTTCAAGGGTGGCTGGATCACGCGTTACTTCGGCAATCCGCAAGGCGGCTACCATGCGTTGCAGATGGAGCTTGCCGATCGCGGCTATCTGCGCGAGCCCGAGGGCAAGGGCGAGCCGGACAATTGGCCGGTGCCTTATGACGCCGAGTTTGCCGTGCCGATGCGCGCCACACTGACCAAAATTCTTCAAACCGCCATTGACTGGGCCGGGCGCTGA
- a CDS encoding histidine ammonia-lyase, producing MTELTLKPGSATLADWRAIYRGAVPKLDDACRPKIKASAEAVARIVAKGEPVYGINTGFGKLASVRIPASDLETLQRNIVLSHAAGVGEPMPVAVARLMMALKLASLAQGASGVRPETIELLEAMLANDVIPVVPAQGSVGASGDLAPLSHMTAVMIGVGECFTPHGRFPAKVAFVSHGLEPVTLGAKEGLALLNGTQFSTAYALAALFEAEVLYQSALVAGALSTDAAKGSDAPFDPRIHLLRKHRGQIETADALRNLMAGSAIRESHRVGDERVQDPYCLRCQPQVMGAALTVLRQAADTLGTEANGVTDNPLIFAEDDTALSGGNFHAEPVAFAADMIALAVCEIGSLSERRIAMLVDPALSGMPAFLTPKPGLNSGFMIPQVTAAALVSENKQKAYPASVDSIPTSANQEDHVSMAAHGARRLIGMVENATAVIGIELLAAAQGCDFHQPLASSNALEAVRKLVRAEVPHLDNDRHFHPDMEKAIAMVRSGATIKAAGAVTLPSISGA from the coding sequence ATGACCGAACTGACCTTGAAGCCCGGCAGTGCGACGCTGGCCGACTGGCGTGCCATCTATCGTGGCGCCGTGCCGAAGCTGGATGATGCCTGCCGTCCAAAGATCAAGGCGAGCGCCGAGGCCGTTGCCAGGATCGTTGCCAAGGGTGAGCCGGTCTACGGCATCAACACCGGTTTCGGCAAACTGGCCAGCGTCCGCATCCCGGCAAGCGATCTCGAGACCTTGCAGCGCAACATCGTCCTGTCGCATGCCGCCGGCGTCGGCGAGCCGATGCCCGTCGCTGTCGCCCGGCTGATGATGGCGCTGAAGCTTGCCAGCCTGGCGCAGGGGGCGTCCGGTGTGCGCCCCGAAACCATCGAGTTGCTGGAAGCAATGCTCGCCAACGACGTCATCCCGGTGGTGCCGGCGCAAGGCTCGGTCGGCGCTTCCGGCGATCTCGCGCCGCTGTCGCATATGACGGCTGTGATGATCGGCGTCGGCGAATGCTTTACCCCGCATGGCCGCTTCCCGGCTAAGGTCGCCTTTGTCTCGCATGGCCTGGAGCCGGTGACGCTCGGCGCCAAGGAAGGTCTGGCCCTGCTCAACGGCACGCAGTTTTCCACCGCCTATGCGCTGGCTGCTTTGTTCGAGGCCGAAGTGCTCTACCAGTCGGCGCTGGTCGCCGGCGCCCTATCGACCGACGCGGCAAAGGGTTCCGACGCCCCCTTCGATCCGCGTATTCATCTCTTGAGAAAGCACCGTGGCCAGATCGAGACGGCGGATGCGCTGCGCAATCTGATGGCCGGCAGCGCTATCAGGGAATCGCACCGTGTCGGCGACGAGCGCGTACAGGATCCCTATTGCCTGCGCTGCCAGCCACAGGTCATGGGTGCGGCACTCACCGTGCTGCGCCAAGCGGCCGACACGCTGGGCACCGAGGCCAATGGCGTCACCGACAATCCGCTGATCTTCGCCGAGGATGATACCGCGCTCTCCGGCGGCAATTTCCACGCCGAGCCGGTGGCCTTCGCCGCCGACATGATCGCGCTTGCCGTCTGCGAGATCGGTTCGCTGTCGGAACGCCGCATCGCCATGCTGGTCGACCCGGCGCTGTCGGGCATGCCGGCCTTCCTGACGCCCAAGCCTGGCCTCAACTCCGGCTTCATGATCCCGCAGGTGACGGCGGCGGCACTCGTTTCGGAAAACAAGCAGAAGGCCTATCCGGCCAGCGTCGATTCGATCCCGACCTCGGCCAATCAGGAAGACCACGTCTCGATGGCCGCGCACGGTGCTCGCCGGTTGATCGGCATGGTCGAGAATGCAACCGCCGTGATCGGCATCGAATTGCTGGCCGCCGCGCAAGGCTGCGATTTCCACCAGCCGCTGGCGTCGAGCAACGCGCTGGAAGCGGTACGCAAGCTGGTGCGGGCCGAAGTGCCGCATCTCGACAATGACCGCCATTTCCACCCCGACATGGAGAAGGCAATCGCCATGGTCCGCAGCGGTGCTACGATCAAGGCGGCCGGCGCGGTGACTCTGCCTTCGATCTCGGGAGCCTGA
- a CDS encoding urocanate hydratase, whose protein sequence is MMNNPRHNIREVRAPRGDKLNARYWTTEAPLRMLMNNLDPEVAENPNELVVYGGIGRAARTWNDFDSIVASLKTLGEDETLLVQSGKPVGVFRTHADAPRVLIANSNLVPHWATWDKFNELDRRGLMMYGQMTAGSWIYIGTQGIVQGTYETFVEAGRQHYGGNLKGKWILTGGLGGMGGAQPLAAVMAGACCLAIECNPDSIDFRLRTRYVDERAETLDEAMEMIERWTKAGEAKSVGLLGNAAEIVPEMFRRGIRPDMVTDQTSAHDPINGYLPKGWTMAEWREKRVSDPKAVEKAARASMREHVEAMVAFWNAGVPTLDYGNNIRQVAKDEGFENAFAFPGFVPAYIRPLFCRGIGPFRWAALSGDPEDIYKTDAKVRELTPGNTHLHNWLDMARERIAFQGLPARICWVGLGDRHRLGLAFNEMVAKGELKAPVVIGRDHLDSGSVASPNRETEAMKDGSDAVSDWPLLNALLNTASGATWVSLHHGGGVGMGFSQHAGMVIVADGTQDAARRLERVLWNDPATGVMRHADAGYDIAIECAKEHQLNLPGILG, encoded by the coding sequence ATGATGAACAATCCTCGCCACAACATCCGTGAAGTCCGTGCGCCCCGCGGCGACAAGCTCAACGCCCGCTATTGGACGACCGAAGCACCGCTGCGCATGCTGATGAACAATCTCGACCCCGAGGTTGCCGAAAACCCCAACGAATTGGTCGTCTACGGCGGCATTGGCCGCGCCGCGCGCACCTGGAACGATTTCGACAGCATCGTCGCCTCGCTGAAGACGCTTGGCGAGGACGAGACGCTTTTGGTGCAGTCCGGCAAGCCGGTCGGTGTGTTCCGCACCCATGCCGATGCGCCGCGTGTGCTGATCGCCAACTCCAATCTGGTGCCGCACTGGGCGACCTGGGACAAATTCAACGAGCTCGATAGAAGGGGTCTGATGATGTACGGCCAGATGACGGCCGGCTCGTGGATCTATATCGGCACGCAAGGCATCGTGCAGGGCACCTACGAGACCTTCGTCGAGGCCGGCCGCCAGCACTATGGCGGCAATCTCAAGGGCAAGTGGATCCTGACCGGCGGCCTCGGCGGCATGGGCGGCGCGCAGCCGCTCGCGGCCGTCATGGCCGGCGCCTGCTGCCTCGCCATCGAATGCAATCCGGACTCGATCGACTTCCGCCTGCGCACCCGCTATGTCGACGAGAGGGCCGAGACGCTCGATGAGGCGATGGAAATGATCGAGCGCTGGACCAAGGCCGGCGAGGCGAAGTCGGTCGGTCTGCTCGGTAACGCGGCAGAGATCGTGCCGGAAATGTTCAGGCGCGGCATCCGCCCCGACATGGTCACCGACCAGACCTCGGCCCACGACCCCATCAACGGCTATCTGCCGAAGGGCTGGACCATGGCCGAGTGGCGCGAGAAGCGCGTCAGCGACCCGAAGGCGGTCGAGAAGGCGGCCCGGGCTTCCATGCGCGAGCATGTCGAGGCGATGGTAGCGTTCTGGAATGCCGGCGTGCCGACGCTCGACTATGGCAACAACATCCGCCAGGTTGCCAAGGACGAAGGCTTCGAGAACGCCTTCGCCTTCCCGGGCTTCGTGCCGGCCTATATCCGCCCGCTGTTCTGCCGCGGCATCGGCCCGTTTCGTTGGGCCGCGCTCTCCGGCGATCCCGAGGATATCTACAAGACCGACGCCAAAGTGCGCGAACTCACCCCCGGCAACACCCATCTGCACAACTGGCTGGACATGGCGCGCGAGCGCATTGCCTTCCAGGGCCTGCCGGCGCGCATCTGCTGGGTTGGTCTCGGCGACCGCCACCGGCTTGGTCTAGCCTTCAATGAGATGGTGGCCAAGGGCGAACTCAAGGCGCCGGTCGTCATCGGCCGCGATCACCTCGATTCTGGCTCGGTCGCCTCGCCGAACCGCGAGACCGAAGCAATGAAGGACGGCTCGGACGCTGTCTCAGACTGGCCGCTTCTCAATGCTTTGCTCAACACCGCGTCGGGCGCCACCTGGGTGTCGCTGCATCATGGCGGCGGCGTCGGCATGGGCTTTTCCCAGCATGCAGGCATGGTCATCGTCGCCGACGGTACGCAGGACGCCGCAAGGCGCCTTGAGCGGGTGCTGTGGAACGACCCGGCGACTGGCGTCATGCGCCATGCCGATGCCGGCTACGACATCGCCATCGAGTGCGCCAAGGAGCACCAGCTCAATTTGCCCGGCATTCTCGGCTGA